In the Cololabis saira isolate AMF1-May2022 chromosome 7, fColSai1.1, whole genome shotgun sequence genome, one interval contains:
- the cfl1 gene encoding cofilin-1 has protein sequence MASGVKVTDEVIAVFNDMKVRKAQANEDEKRKRKKAILFCLSKDLKNIVLDEGKEILQGDLGTTVQDPYQDFVKMLPADDCRYALYDATYETKETKKEDLVFIFWAPDSAPLKSKMIYASSKDAIKRKFEGIKHEWQVNGLEDLKDRHTLAEKLGGSSVVSLEGSPL, from the exons ATG GCCTCCGGTGTGAAAGTCACAGATGAAGTTATCGCAGTCTTCAATGACATGAAGGTGCGCAAGGCTCAGGCAAATGAGGatgagaagaggaagaggaagaaggctATTCTGTTCTGCCTGAGCAAGGACCTCAAGAATATTGTTCTGGATGAGGGAAAAGAGATCCTCCAGGGTGACTTGGGAACCACTGTCCAGGACCCATACCAGGACTTTGTGAAGATGCTGCCCGCAGATGACTGTCGCTATGCTTTGTACGACGCCACTTACGAgaccaaagaaacaaagaaggaGGACCTGGTCTTCATCTTCTG GGCTCCAGATAGTGCTCCTTTGAAGAGCAAAATGATCTATGCCAGCTCAAAAGATGCTATCAAAAGGAAATTTGAAG GTATTAAGCACGAGTGGCAGGTGAACGGTTTGGAAGACCTCAAAGACCGACACACCCTGGCAGAAAAGCTCGGTGGCTCTTCAGTAGTCAGCCTGGAAGGATCCCCTTTGTAA
- the prss23 gene encoding serine protease 23 produces MMIPRELSLLTHLLLLLQHLLPLTLSLLQPPHHPPIHIPTLVPHSPTHLSRSRFSAQAQLDFATHCNSSCFHRGGQEEWREHLTEKMGFETLYADGSRTLTTVDVESDDDSFEGDALLLPHLPPWKGPGVRPRHRRVRRQIYGADGRFNIQGDDFLLDYPFSTAVRISTGCTGVLVSQRHVLTAAHCVHDGKDYVNGARKLRVGFLLPPSINGTRNSAMSAKKPVVRWVRVKRTRVPKGWIQGPQEISMDFDYALLELRWPHRRPFMRLSVTPSSDDLAGNRIHFSGFDSDRPGELVYRFCPVEEESSDLIYQHCDARPGASGSGVYGRVWDNSLERWERKVIGIFSGHQWLEIDGENRDYNVAVRITPLKFAQICYWVHGNRQDCIQD; encoded by the coding sequence ATGATGATACCACGTGAGCTCTCCCTCCTAACtcacctgctcctgctcctccagCACCTCCTACCACTCACCTTGTCCCTCCTTCAACCCCCccaccatccacccatccacatcCCCACACTGGTCCCTCATTCACCGACGCATCTCTCTCGCTCACGCTTTAGCGCTCAGGCCCAGCTGGACTTCGCCACTCACTGCAACTCCAGCTGCTTCCACAGAGGAGGGCAAGAAGAATGGAGGGAGCATCTGACTGAGAAAATGGGCTTTGAGACGCTGTATGCAGACGGCTCTCGCACCCTCACCACGGTGGACGTGGAGAGTGATGATGACAGCTTTGAAGGAGATGCACTTCTCTTGCCTCACCTGCCGCCCTGGAAGGGTCCGGGGGTCAGGCCCAGGCACCGGCGTGTGAGGCGGCAGATTTACGGAGCGGACGGGCGTTTCAACATCCAAGGggacgacttcctgttggaCTACCCTTTCTCCACGGCTGTGCGCATCTCCACCGGCTGCACCGGTGTTCTCGTGTCCCAGCGGCACGTCCTGACAGCTGCCCACTGCGTGCACGACGGGAAGGACTATGTCAATGGGGCTCGAAAGCTGAGGGTGGGGTTCCTCCTTCCTCCGTCCATCAACGGCACTAGAAACAGTGCGATGTCTGCCAAGAAGCCCGTAGTCCGCTGGGTTCGGGTGAAACGCACCCGTGTGCCAAAGGGCTGGATCCAGGGCCCTCAGGAGATCAGCATGGACTTTGATTACGCCCTGCTGGAGCTGCGCTGGCCTCACCGACGTCCCTTCATGCGCCTTTCAGTGACTCCATCCTCTGACGATCTGGCAGGGAACCGCATCCACTTTTCCGGGTTTGACAGTGATAGGCCCGGGGAGCTGGTGTACAGATTTTGCCCCGTGGAAGAAGAGTCCAGCGACCTGATATACCAGCACTGTGATGCCCGCCCTGGAGCGAGTGGCTCCGGCGTGTACGGACGAGTGTGGGACAACAGTTTGGAGCGCTGGGAAAGGAAGGTTATTGGCATTTTCTCTGGACACCAGTGGCTGGAGATAGATGGGGAGAACAGGGATTACAATGTGGCTGTGCGCATCACTCCTCTGAAGTTCGCCCAGATCTGTTACTGGGTGCATGGAAACCGACAGGACTGCATCCAGGACTAA